One Setaria viridis chromosome 7, Setaria_viridis_v4.0, whole genome shotgun sequence genomic region harbors:
- the LOC140223276 gene encoding cytochrome b561 and DOMON domain-containing protein At3g07570 translates to MAAPSARLLLLSLLGFCVALSHQESSSSSSTDSCGAAKLAVASLVPFDSTAFRCVAAWKQQDFVLRYKNTAPSEWSFVLSAPDKGSYVAVGFSGKGAMVGSSAVVGWASNGKGTVKQYYLDGKSPDDVAPNRGLLKLVKNKSVVVSHSGRLYVAFQLSTDYPQPYLIFAVGPDGNLPPSSTLRLPMHQNMASRAFNYTSGISSNAGGSGDNAAFPPEGKHGLLAMMGWGVLMPIGMITARYFRQLDPCWFYTHMAIQVSGFAIGIAAVVLGFRLNEDGLKNVDVHKALGIAILAMASLQVMAILARPDKTSKVRRFWNWYHHNIGRAAILLAIGNIFLGLSIAQETNAYIVSYGVFVAVWVVAVAAFEMKRCYADDD, encoded by the exons atggcggctccttccgcgcgcctgctgctgctctcccTGCTCGGGTTCTGCGTCGCGCTCAGCCACCAggagtcgtcgtcctcgtcgtcgacggACTCGTGCGGCGCGGCGAAGCTCGCGGTCGCCAGCCTCGTGCCCTTCGACTCCACGGCCTTCCGCTGCGTCGCCGCCTGGAAGCAGCAGGACTTCGTCCTCAGG TACAAGAACACGGCGCCGAGCGAGTGGAGCTTCGTCCTCTCGGCGCCGGACAAGGGCTCGTACGTGGCGGTCGGCTTCTCGGGGAAGGGCGCCATGGTCGGGAGCAGCGCCGTCGTCGGGTGGGCGTCCAACGGCAAGGGCACCGTGAAGCAGTACTACCTCGACGGGAAGAGCCCCGACGACGTCGCCCCGAACAGGGGCCTCCTCAAGCTCGTCAAGAACAAGTCCGTCGTCGTCTCCCACTCCGGCCGCCTCTACGTCGCCTTCCAGCTCAGCACCGACTACCCGCAGCCGTACCTGATCTTCGCCGTCGGGCCGGACGGCAACCTGCCGCCGTCCAGCACCCTGCGGCTGCCGATGCACCAGAACATGGCCTCCCGCGCCTTCAACTACACCTCCG GGATATCTTCCAacgccggcggctccggcgacaACGCGGCGTTCCCGCCGGAGGGGAAGCACGGGCTGCTGGCCATGATGGGGTGGGGCGTGCTGATGCCCATCGGCATGATCACCGCCCGCTACTTCCGGCAGCTGGACCCGTGCTGGTTCTACACCCACATGGCCATCCAGGTGTCCGGCTTCGCCATCGGCATCGCGGCCGTCGTCCTCGGCTTCCGCCTCAACGAGGACGGGCTCAAGAACGTGGACGTGCACAAGGCGCTCGGCATCGCCATCCTGGCCATGGCGTCGCTCCAG GTGATGGCGATTCTTGCGCGGCCGGACAAGACGTCCAAGGTGCGGCGGTTCTGGAACTGGTACCACCACAACATCGGGCGCGCGGCGATCCTGCTGGCCATCGGCAACATCTTCCTGGGCCTCTCCATCGCGCAGGAGACCAACGCCTACATCGTCTCCTACGGCGTCTTCGTCGCCGTGTGggtggtcgccgtcgccgccttcgaGATGAAGCGCTGCTACGCCGACGACGACTGA